Proteins encoded by one window of Rubinisphaera margarita:
- a CDS encoding transglutaminase family protein, whose translation MRYRVTHITRFDTEDRVSIGMNQVYLTPRQTPNQTCEHTRLTTDPPTTTFDRRSDYYGNTVHFLSFERGYEHLEIHASSRVDVRKPVLPAPEASPPWDQIVASVCQEPCPYDFHTREMQAASPRVDDLAELIQPAARQLFPDGEPVLIGLKRLLAYFASEYKFDSEATTVSTPTSDIFKKKRGVCQDFSHLAIALCRAVDLPARYVSGYIRTRPPEGRPRLRGADASHAWISVFCGPLGWIDCDPTNNCFLGEEHITVAWGRDYADVAPVKGVVIGSGSHNLKVSVDVEPIGESTSDLPVAS comes from the coding sequence ATGAGATACCGCGTCACACATATCACCCGTTTCGATACGGAAGATCGCGTTTCGATCGGCATGAATCAGGTCTATCTGACGCCTCGACAAACGCCGAACCAGACGTGCGAACACACTCGTCTGACGACCGACCCGCCGACCACGACGTTTGATCGGCGCAGTGATTACTATGGGAACACCGTTCACTTCCTGTCGTTCGAACGTGGCTATGAACATCTTGAGATTCATGCATCGAGCCGCGTCGACGTCAGGAAACCGGTCCTGCCGGCTCCGGAGGCATCCCCCCCCTGGGATCAGATTGTCGCTTCGGTCTGTCAGGAACCATGCCCATATGATTTCCATACCCGGGAGATGCAGGCCGCTTCTCCTCGCGTCGACGATCTCGCCGAACTGATTCAACCTGCGGCTCGCCAGTTGTTTCCCGATGGCGAGCCCGTTCTGATCGGCCTGAAAAGACTTCTGGCGTACTTCGCCAGCGAATACAAGTTCGACTCCGAAGCGACCACGGTGAGTACGCCTACCAGCGACATCTTCAAGAAGAAGCGAGGTGTCTGCCAGGATTTTTCGCATCTGGCCATTGCGCTGTGCCGGGCGGTTGATTTGCCGGCGCGCTACGTTAGCGGTTACATCCGTACGCGTCCGCCAGAGGGGCGTCCGCGACTTCGTGGAGCCGATGCCTCCCACGCCTGGATCAGCGTCTTCTGCGGTCCACTCGGGTGGATTGACTGCGATCCGACCAACAACTGTTTTCTTGGTGAGGAACACATTACCGTCGCCTGGGGCCGAGACTATGCCGACGTCGCTCCCGTAAAGGGGGTCGTGATCGGTTCAGGCTCTCACAATCTGAAGGTCTCGGTCGATGTCGAGCCGATTGGCGAATCGACGTCCGATCTTCCGGTCGCCAGCTGA
- a CDS encoding circularly permuted type 2 ATP-grasp protein yields the protein MISHVATGSTMERLLSYVGPPDAFDEFRTADGTIQPQWHRLIDSLNELSNDELATRQLSANQFLLENGVNITGFDQDRRSLRPWEIDLLPAMFAAEDWDRVHAGISQRARLIDLAVRDLYGAQTILSEGLLPTDLIFKNPEFQRAFHNLPPVSSRLLLYGSEIARSPSGDWWVMADRANAPAGISYTLENRIVLSKTLPQFLRQCQVHRLAPFFMQFHESIKKLARHRRQNPAVVILSGGPTQAFYFEDVFLARYLGYTLVEADDLTVRKNHVWLKTLTGLVPVDVIIRRYVDQNIDPLEVGGYSPNGIAGLLSAMRHRNVVMLNGPEFGLLDSPVFMPFLPALCRHLLGEELLMPSIATWWCGQKDAFEHVLSQFDSLVVKPAFSHSGGQEYVISDLKEQQRDQLLQTLKARPWQYVAQEKIVRSAAPCWIGKHFRPGYLALRTFAVRKDETFDVMNGGLIRVETSPEPMPLSISAGQCSKDVWICSNKPVPAVSLLARIQEPPKLQRANNRLPSRAADNLYWLGRYLERLEFAGRLIRKTTERMLSESGQQAMFDVFPMISCLAEQGVVEESLCLDDFFPAREHIESLWPKIVCGQEAPGNFRDLCEQVIRIASLVRDRMTDDFWRAIQQMRQTIRPSQDMTLSDVQNLMNSLMLQISALSGQISDGLVHGPTRHFLLIGRTLERSRQLGLTLRHFLKDLDERDVLPLVTLLDVCNSIMTYRSRYRANFAVLPAFDLLVTDSSNPHALVFQFNELRRLLAELPYKDKRRPLVPPEWGSVRELRFKVQSLLPTSDRQPNWSDYRPPLEELLNSLDERINVISNQLTSTFFVLAEFHQQV from the coding sequence ATGATCTCGCATGTTGCAACAGGCTCCACCATGGAACGGCTGCTCTCGTATGTTGGCCCTCCGGATGCCTTTGATGAATTCCGGACAGCCGACGGAACGATTCAGCCGCAATGGCACCGGTTAATTGATTCTCTGAACGAACTGAGCAATGACGAGTTAGCAACGCGTCAGCTGTCCGCGAATCAGTTCCTGCTTGAGAACGGTGTCAATATCACCGGCTTCGATCAGGACCGTCGTTCCCTTCGTCCCTGGGAAATCGATCTGCTTCCAGCGATGTTCGCAGCGGAAGACTGGGATCGAGTGCATGCCGGGATTTCTCAGCGAGCCAGACTCATCGATCTGGCGGTTCGCGACCTGTACGGCGCCCAGACGATTCTCTCCGAAGGACTACTGCCGACGGATCTGATCTTCAAGAATCCCGAGTTCCAGCGGGCATTCCACAATCTGCCTCCCGTCAGCTCGCGTCTGCTTCTCTATGGCAGCGAAATTGCCCGATCCCCCAGTGGAGACTGGTGGGTGATGGCCGATCGAGCCAATGCTCCGGCTGGAATCAGCTACACGCTCGAGAACCGCATCGTCCTATCGAAGACGCTGCCTCAGTTTTTGCGGCAGTGTCAGGTACATCGGCTCGCACCGTTCTTCATGCAGTTTCACGAGTCGATCAAGAAACTCGCGCGGCACCGCCGCCAGAATCCGGCCGTCGTCATTCTGAGTGGGGGCCCGACGCAGGCGTTCTACTTCGAGGACGTCTTCCTGGCCCGCTATCTCGGCTATACGCTTGTCGAAGCGGACGACCTGACCGTGCGGAAGAACCATGTCTGGCTGAAAACCTTGACGGGTCTTGTGCCGGTCGATGTGATTATCCGCCGATATGTCGACCAGAACATCGACCCGCTCGAAGTGGGTGGATATTCCCCTAACGGAATCGCCGGACTGCTCAGCGCGATGCGACACCGAAACGTGGTGATGCTGAACGGTCCGGAATTCGGACTGCTCGATTCTCCGGTCTTCATGCCGTTCCTGCCGGCCCTTTGTCGACACTTGCTCGGCGAAGAGTTACTCATGCCCTCGATCGCCACCTGGTGGTGCGGCCAGAAAGACGCCTTCGAACATGTTCTCTCCCAATTCGACTCGCTTGTCGTGAAGCCGGCCTTTTCGCATTCCGGAGGACAGGAATACGTTATCAGTGATTTGAAGGAGCAGCAGCGAGACCAGCTGCTGCAGACACTGAAAGCCCGCCCGTGGCAATATGTTGCACAGGAGAAGATTGTCCGGTCGGCGGCTCCGTGCTGGATCGGCAAGCACTTTCGTCCGGGGTATCTCGCCCTCAGGACGTTCGCCGTCCGCAAAGATGAGACCTTTGATGTGATGAACGGTGGCCTGATTCGCGTCGAGACATCTCCCGAACCGATGCCGCTTTCCATTTCAGCCGGTCAGTGCAGTAAAGATGTCTGGATTTGCTCCAATAAGCCTGTTCCCGCCGTCTCGCTTCTGGCACGTATCCAGGAACCGCCCAAGCTTCAGCGCGCCAACAATCGCCTCCCGAGCCGTGCCGCCGATAACCTGTACTGGCTGGGACGCTATCTGGAACGACTCGAATTCGCAGGTCGCCTGATTCGCAAAACAACCGAGCGGATGCTCAGCGAGTCGGGACAGCAGGCCATGTTCGATGTCTTTCCCATGATCTCCTGTCTGGCGGAGCAGGGCGTGGTTGAAGAGTCGCTCTGTCTCGATGATTTCTTCCCGGCGCGCGAACATATCGAATCGTTGTGGCCGAAGATTGTTTGCGGTCAGGAAGCGCCAGGCAATTTCAGAGACCTCTGCGAACAGGTGATCCGGATCGCCTCCCTCGTTCGTGACCGAATGACGGACGACTTCTGGCGAGCGATTCAACAGATGCGGCAAACGATCCGGCCCTCTCAGGACATGACTCTGAGCGACGTTCAGAATCTGATGAATTCATTGATGCTCCAGATTTCCGCGCTGTCCGGTCAGATCTCCGATGGACTCGTTCACGGGCCGACCCGGCACTTCCTGCTGATCGGACGGACGCTGGAACGATCTCGTCAACTTGGGTTGACCCTTCGTCACTTTCTGAAGGATCTCGACGAACGCGATGTCCTTCCGCTGGTCACGCTGCTCGATGTCTGCAACAGCATCATGACGTATCGATCCCGATATCGAGCGAACTTCGCGGTCCTCCCGGCTTTCGATCTGCTCGTGACCGATTCAAGCAACCCACATGCACTCGTATTCCAGTTCAACGAACTGCGGCGTCTACTGGCCGAACTGCCTTATAAGGACAAACGACGGCCTCTTGTTCCACCGGAGTGGGGCAGCGTGCGCGAATTGCGGTTTAAGGTACAATCGCTGTTGCCGACATCAGACCGGCAGCCGAACTGGTCCGACTATCGTCCGCCTCTCGAAGAACTCCTCAATTCACTGGATGAACGGATTAATGTCATCTCCAACCAGCTGACATCGACCTTCTTTGTCCTGGCCGAATTCCACCAGCAGGTTTGA
- a CDS encoding transglutaminase family protein, whose protein sequence is MSIRVALHHQTRYTYDRRVVLGPQTVRLRPAPHCRTPVKSYSLVVEPEDHFVNWLQDPHSNFLARYNFHSATDHLSVTVDLTVEMSVINPFDFFIEESAADFPFEYDEHLKADLAPFLAIRERGSALVDYLEAIDYTPRRTIDFLVAVNQQLQQDIKYLIRMEPGVQTCEETLTNRSGSCRDSAWLLMQILRHCGFATRFVSGYLIQLAPDVRSLDGPSGPEKDFTDLHAWTEVFLPGAGWVGLDPTSGLLVSEGHIPLACTPLPTTAAPIEGAIGKCEVEFDFEMRIERVHEDPRVTKPYTDTQWEQILRVGDQVEETLQKNEVNLTMGGEPTFVSIDDMEGDEWTIAAVGPDKYRLSEELLLRLRDRFGAGGMLHFGQGKWYPGEPLPRWALTCMWRTDGEPVCEDPELFATSKTSTKADVGVAAEFIETLCEHIGVESRYVRPAYEDVWNVIHEEQKLPVNVDPRKFDLDKAEERFKLARALDRGVTQPVGFVLPLKRAWWQANAKWQSGPWPFRGPKLFLIPGDSPMGLRLPIASLPVSSKPDDPRPSVYEIDPFAPRDRLPSYVELRNAVQQTHLEMEEVQTQFQRRGRGGSPEETLEQIIAREATSQAATGNEVRTALCLEPRDGRIHIFMPPVGTLEDYLDLTTAVEATAQTLDVPVVFEGYLPPNDPRIETIKVTPDPGVIEVNVQPASDWRELVDITTAIYEEAHLCRLGTEKFQLDGRHAGTGGGNHVVMGGPTPDQSPFLRRPDLLGSMIRYWNNHPSLSYLFSGMFIGPTSQAPRMDESRRDAIYEMQIALDTLEAEQNRPAWLVDRIFRHLLTDLTGNTHRAEFCIDKLYSPDSSTGRLGLLEFRAFEMPPHSQMSLTQQLLLRAFVAAFWDKPYKEELIDWGTRLHDQFMLPYYLMSDFRMVIDDLREAGIPMEYEWFIPHIEFRCPLVGDVTYDGYHLEIRQAIEPWYVLGEQASGSGTTRYVDSSLERLQIKVSGAFSDHYVVTCNGRTLPMHPTEIAGEYVAGVRYRAWQPPNCLHPTIPVHVPLVFDIVDRARMRSIGGCRYHIENAGGLNPSSFPVNALEAESRRACRFFRFGHTPGRVQLVETSRNPHYPFTLDLRQKAT, encoded by the coding sequence ATGAGCATTCGCGTGGCGCTCCACCATCAGACCCGGTATACCTACGATCGTCGGGTCGTTCTCGGTCCTCAAACCGTCCGATTGCGGCCTGCTCCTCATTGTCGCACGCCCGTGAAATCCTATTCACTGGTCGTCGAACCAGAGGATCACTTCGTCAACTGGCTGCAGGATCCACACAGCAACTTTCTGGCCCGTTACAACTTTCACAGTGCAACAGACCATCTCAGTGTCACCGTGGACCTTACGGTTGAGATGTCGGTCATCAATCCGTTCGACTTCTTCATTGAAGAGTCTGCAGCCGACTTCCCGTTCGAGTATGACGAACATCTGAAAGCCGATCTGGCACCGTTCCTGGCGATTCGCGAACGAGGCTCGGCGTTAGTGGACTACCTCGAGGCGATTGACTACACGCCCCGTCGAACAATCGATTTTCTCGTCGCTGTCAATCAGCAGCTGCAGCAGGACATCAAGTACCTGATTCGAATGGAGCCCGGCGTCCAGACGTGCGAAGAAACGCTGACGAATCGCTCGGGCTCCTGCCGCGATTCCGCCTGGCTGCTGATGCAGATTCTCCGTCATTGCGGCTTCGCCACCCGGTTTGTTTCGGGTTACCTGATTCAGCTGGCTCCTGATGTCCGATCACTCGATGGACCGAGTGGGCCGGAGAAGGATTTCACCGACTTGCATGCGTGGACCGAAGTCTTTCTGCCTGGAGCAGGGTGGGTCGGGCTCGATCCGACATCCGGGCTGCTCGTCTCGGAAGGTCATATCCCACTGGCGTGCACGCCACTTCCAACGACCGCCGCCCCGATTGAAGGTGCGATTGGCAAGTGTGAAGTCGAATTCGATTTCGAGATGCGGATCGAACGGGTTCACGAAGATCCCCGCGTCACCAAACCGTACACCGACACGCAGTGGGAACAGATTCTCCGCGTCGGTGATCAAGTCGAAGAGACCCTGCAGAAGAATGAGGTCAATCTCACGATGGGGGGCGAGCCGACGTTCGTCTCCATCGATGACATGGAAGGCGATGAATGGACAATCGCCGCCGTCGGTCCCGACAAGTACCGTCTTTCCGAAGAGTTGCTCCTCCGCCTGCGCGATCGCTTCGGAGCAGGGGGAATGCTGCACTTCGGTCAGGGGAAATGGTACCCGGGAGAACCGCTCCCCCGCTGGGCACTGACGTGCATGTGGCGCACGGATGGAGAACCGGTCTGTGAGGATCCGGAACTGTTCGCCACTTCCAAGACGAGCACGAAAGCAGATGTAGGCGTTGCCGCGGAGTTTATCGAAACATTGTGCGAGCATATCGGCGTCGAATCCCGCTATGTTCGTCCGGCTTATGAAGATGTCTGGAACGTGATTCATGAGGAGCAGAAGCTCCCAGTCAATGTCGACCCGCGGAAGTTTGATCTGGATAAAGCCGAGGAACGCTTCAAACTTGCGCGGGCCCTCGATCGGGGCGTGACGCAACCTGTCGGATTCGTTCTCCCCCTGAAACGAGCCTGGTGGCAGGCAAACGCGAAGTGGCAAAGCGGGCCCTGGCCGTTCCGGGGTCCCAAGCTGTTTCTGATCCCCGGTGATTCTCCCATGGGATTGCGACTCCCAATCGCTTCCCTGCCGGTCAGCAGCAAACCGGACGATCCGCGACCGAGCGTCTACGAAATTGATCCCTTCGCCCCTCGGGATCGACTTCCGAGCTACGTTGAACTGCGAAACGCCGTGCAGCAAACCCATCTGGAAATGGAAGAAGTCCAGACGCAGTTTCAGCGGCGTGGCCGCGGAGGCAGTCCCGAGGAAACTCTGGAGCAGATCATCGCCCGGGAAGCGACGTCTCAGGCCGCAACCGGAAACGAGGTGCGAACGGCTCTCTGCCTGGAACCGCGAGACGGACGGATTCATATCTTCATGCCGCCGGTGGGCACCCTGGAAGACTATCTCGATTTGACCACGGCGGTCGAAGCCACGGCTCAGACACTCGACGTGCCGGTCGTTTTTGAAGGCTATCTTCCGCCAAACGACCCTCGAATCGAGACCATCAAGGTGACCCCGGATCCCGGCGTCATCGAAGTGAACGTGCAGCCGGCGAGCGACTGGCGGGAACTGGTCGACATTACAACCGCCATCTATGAGGAAGCTCACCTCTGTCGGCTGGGGACCGAAAAATTCCAGCTCGATGGCCGTCACGCCGGAACCGGCGGCGGGAATCACGTTGTCATGGGAGGGCCGACGCCCGATCAGAGTCCGTTTCTGCGGAGGCCGGATCTGCTCGGCAGCATGATCCGATACTGGAACAATCATCCTTCGCTGTCGTACCTGTTTTCCGGAATGTTCATTGGGCCCACCAGTCAGGCACCGCGAATGGACGAGAGCCGACGGGACGCGATCTATGAAATGCAGATCGCACTCGACACGCTCGAAGCTGAACAGAACCGTCCGGCCTGGCTGGTCGATCGCATTTTCCGTCACTTGCTGACCGACCTGACCGGCAATACGCACCGGGCGGAATTCTGTATCGATAAGCTTTATTCGCCCGACTCATCGACTGGTCGTCTCGGTCTGCTGGAATTTCGGGCCTTCGAGATGCCCCCTCATTCTCAGATGAGCCTGACCCAGCAACTGCTGCTGCGGGCCTTCGTCGCCGCGTTCTGGGACAAGCCATACAAGGAAGAGCTGATCGACTGGGGAACCCGCCTTCACGATCAGTTCATGTTGCCCTATTACCTGATGTCCGACTTCCGCATGGTGATTGACGATCTTCGGGAGGCCGGAATTCCGATGGAATATGAATGGTTCATCCCGCACATCGAATTTCGCTGCCCGCTTGTGGGCGACGTCACCTATGACGGGTATCACCTGGAAATCCGTCAGGCAATTGAACCGTGGTATGTCCTCGGCGAACAGGCCAGCGGCAGCGGAACGACCCGATATGTCGACTCTTCGCTGGAACGGTTGCAGATCAAGGTGAGCGGAGCGTTTTCAGACCATTACGTCGTCACGTGCAACGGTCGAACGCTTCCGATGCATCCGACTGAGATCGCGGGCGAATACGTGGCTGGAGTTCGTTATCGAGCCTGGCAGCCGCCGAACTGTCTGCATCCCACGATCCCGGTGCACGTTCCGCTGGTCTTCGACATCGTGGACCGTGCCCGGATGCGATCGATTGGCGGGTGCCGGTACCACATCGAAAACGCCGGCGGCCTGAATCCTTCAAGCTTCCCGGTCAATGCGCTGGAAGCCGAGAGCCGACGGGCCTGTCGTTTCTTCCGTTTCGGTCATACGCCGGGACGCGTGCAGCTGGTCGAAACTTCTCGGAATCCCCATTATCCATTCACGCTCGATCTCCGGCAGAAGGCAACATAG
- a CDS encoding alpha-E domain-containing protein yields MLSRVADSIFWMSRYIERADNVARFIDVNQKLTLGFQRSISTQWEPLILTTGDNDRFKELYGKKYTQENVVQFLTLDSRNPNSIISCLDAARENARCIRDNLSIPIWQAINKFYLMIHAYPRDACTYANPQKLLDIVKDRSQLIEGAAELTLSHGEAYNISRLGRLIERADKTSRILDVKYYILLPRVQDVGGNLDIVQWAALLNSTSALQMYRRTHGRIEPKKVVAFLVLDRFFPRALHYCLVNADMALRFLSGAPPYVFSNPAEQLLGRMKTNMDYISVDDIVNNGLHEYIDSFQCQLNELGVAIHQAFYGNTTRPSMHQSQSQYVV; encoded by the coding sequence ATGCTCAGTCGCGTTGCTGACTCGATCTTCTGGATGAGCCGCTACATTGAACGGGCCGACAACGTCGCCCGATTCATTGACGTCAACCAGAAGCTTACCCTCGGCTTTCAACGTTCGATATCCACTCAGTGGGAACCACTCATCCTGACGACGGGTGACAATGACCGCTTCAAGGAGCTGTACGGCAAAAAGTACACTCAGGAGAACGTGGTCCAGTTTCTCACCCTCGACAGCAGGAATCCGAACTCGATCATCTCCTGCCTCGATGCCGCCCGAGAGAATGCCCGCTGCATTCGCGACAATCTCTCGATTCCCATCTGGCAGGCGATCAACAAGTTCTATTTGATGATCCACGCCTATCCCCGGGATGCCTGCACGTATGCCAATCCCCAGAAGCTGCTGGATATCGTCAAAGATCGTTCTCAGCTCATCGAGGGAGCTGCCGAGCTGACGCTCTCCCACGGGGAAGCCTACAACATCAGCCGACTCGGACGACTGATCGAACGAGCCGACAAAACATCGCGAATCCTTGACGTCAAATATTATATCCTGCTTCCTCGCGTGCAGGATGTCGGCGGCAATCTCGACATCGTCCAGTGGGCCGCCCTACTGAATTCTACTTCGGCACTGCAGATGTATCGGCGAACGCATGGTCGGATCGAGCCAAAGAAAGTCGTTGCGTTTCTTGTCCTCGACCGGTTCTTCCCGCGAGCTTTGCACTACTGCCTGGTAAATGCCGATATGGCGCTGCGCTTCCTTTCCGGGGCACCGCCGTATGTCTTCTCCAATCCGGCCGAACAGTTGCTCGGTCGCATGAAGACGAATATGGATTACATCTCCGTCGATGACATCGTCAACAATGGTCTGCACGAATACATCGATTCGTTCCAGTGCCAGCTGAACGAACTGGGAGTTGCCATCCATCAGGCGTTTTACGGCAACACGACGCGACCGTCGATGCATCAGTCGCAATCCCAATACGTCGTCTGA
- a CDS encoding circularly permuted type 2 ATP-grasp protein, protein MFSDYPVPPCFDELLTKAHESRFPTVSLALTNLGYDEIIERQLVTDERLRDLGITFAVYGHQDGNEKVWPFDLLPRVVGHEEWQHIDRGLRQRIFALNLFVDDIYNEQKILNDGIIPREMIQTAATFRKECVGHRPPKGVWTHITGTDLIRHEDGEIYVLEDNLRCPSGVSYVLENREVMKRVLPEVFNGQSVASVEDYPERLLDTLLATAPDGVDMPVAVLLTPGIFNSAYFEHSFLAQQMGIELVQGPDLVVIDTYVYTKTIRGLRKVDVIYRRIDDTFLDPLTFRDDSVIGVAGLMEAHRLGHVTLANAPGTGVADDKAIYAYVPEIIKYYTGEDPILQNVPTYVCSDPKQREHVLKNLESLVVKPTNEAGGYGIVLGPRASKKELEECRAQIKADPRNYIAQPMLQLSTVPTMCPDGVEPRHVDLRPFVLLGGLDAADMYVLPGGLTRVALVKNSMIVNSSQGGGSKDTWVLG, encoded by the coding sequence ATGTTTTCTGACTACCCTGTACCACCTTGCTTTGATGAACTTCTCACCAAGGCTCATGAGTCTCGCTTTCCCACGGTTTCGCTCGCTTTGACGAACCTCGGCTACGATGAAATCATCGAACGCCAGCTCGTCACTGACGAAAGGCTTCGCGACCTCGGAATCACGTTCGCCGTTTACGGACATCAGGACGGCAACGAAAAAGTCTGGCCGTTCGATCTCCTCCCTCGGGTCGTTGGGCATGAAGAATGGCAGCACATCGATCGTGGCCTGCGTCAGCGAATCTTCGCTCTCAATCTGTTTGTCGACGATATCTATAACGAACAGAAGATCCTGAACGACGGAATCATCCCCCGCGAGATGATTCAAACCGCGGCCACGTTCCGGAAGGAATGCGTCGGGCATCGGCCTCCCAAGGGAGTCTGGACGCACATCACCGGCACCGATCTGATCCGTCATGAGGATGGCGAGATCTATGTGCTTGAAGACAACCTTCGCTGCCCCTCAGGCGTGTCTTACGTGCTTGAGAACCGTGAGGTCATGAAACGGGTGCTTCCCGAAGTCTTCAACGGACAGTCCGTGGCATCCGTGGAAGATTATCCCGAACGACTGCTCGATACGCTTCTCGCCACCGCTCCTGATGGCGTCGACATGCCGGTCGCCGTGCTGCTCACGCCTGGCATCTTCAACTCGGCGTATTTTGAGCATTCCTTCCTTGCTCAACAGATGGGAATCGAACTGGTTCAGGGACCAGACCTGGTTGTCATCGACACTTACGTCTACACCAAAACGATTCGGGGCCTCCGCAAAGTCGATGTCATCTATCGGCGAATCGACGACACGTTTCTGGATCCTCTTACATTCCGGGACGATTCGGTGATTGGTGTGGCGGGGCTGATGGAAGCTCATCGTCTCGGGCACGTGACACTGGCCAACGCTCCAGGAACAGGCGTTGCCGATGACAAAGCCATCTACGCTTACGTACCGGAAATCATCAAGTATTACACAGGTGAAGATCCCATTCTTCAGAACGTCCCGACGTATGTCTGCTCCGATCCCAAGCAGCGGGAGCACGTGCTGAAGAACCTCGAAAGCCTGGTGGTCAAGCCAACCAACGAAGCGGGCGGCTATGGCATCGTTCTGGGGCCGCGGGCCTCAAAGAAGGAACTCGAAGAATGCCGGGCGCAGATCAAGGCTGATCCGCGCAATTATATTGCCCAACCGATGCTGCAGCTCTCGACAGTACCGACAATGTGCCCGGACGGTGTTGAGCCGCGACACGTCGACCTGAGACCGTTTGTCCTTCTGGGGGGACTCGACGCAGCCGATATGTACGTCCTTCCCGGCGGACTGACGCGAGTCGCGCTGGTAAAGAACTCCATGATCGTCAATTCCTCGCAGGGCGGCGGAAGCAAAGATACCTGGGTCCTTGGCTGA
- the truB gene encoding tRNA pseudouridine(55) synthase TruB → MNAPGLLVINKPTGPTSRDVVDRVRRVTGIRRCGHAGTLDPLATGVLVICLNNATRLVPYIQRMAKTYRASFRFGVRSNTDDVEGELEQVPDAVPPTPDELRSLLAQFRGEITQVPPKFSAVMVQGKRAYDLARQGEDFELTAKTVRIDRFDLLNCRGREWQALIQCGSGTYVRSLGRDVGELAGCGAVMTDLSREAIGRFTLAEAVRLEDLERDTWEDYLLHPIEAVRELPAYTCSSREAIWAANGRKIPVPSEKLPDGLEMALLTEEAKLIGIANYQKRSSVLSPRIVIRPTEQTAANAANK, encoded by the coding sequence ATGAATGCTCCCGGACTACTTGTCATCAATAAACCGACCGGTCCCACGTCGCGAGATGTGGTCGATCGCGTTCGCCGCGTGACTGGAATTCGTCGCTGTGGTCACGCCGGCACGCTTGATCCGCTGGCCACGGGCGTCCTGGTTATCTGCCTGAACAATGCCACTCGACTGGTTCCTTATATTCAGCGAATGGCCAAAACCTACCGGGCCTCATTTCGGTTTGGTGTCCGCAGTAATACCGATGATGTCGAAGGCGAACTCGAACAGGTCCCGGACGCCGTTCCACCCACACCGGACGAACTTCGCTCTCTACTCGCTCAGTTTCGCGGCGAGATCACACAAGTTCCGCCGAAATTCTCCGCCGTCATGGTGCAGGGGAAGCGAGCCTATGACCTGGCCCGGCAGGGAGAAGATTTCGAGCTGACAGCCAAGACCGTCCGGATCGATCGCTTCGACCTGCTCAATTGCCGGGGCCGGGAATGGCAGGCGTTAATTCAATGTGGTTCAGGGACCTATGTCCGATCGCTGGGACGCGATGTGGGTGAACTGGCCGGTTGCGGAGCCGTGATGACCGATCTTTCCCGCGAGGCCATCGGACGTTTCACATTGGCTGAGGCGGTTCGGCTGGAAGACCTGGAACGGGACACCTGGGAAGACTATCTGCTTCACCCGATTGAAGCTGTTCGCGAGCTTCCCGCTTACACCTGTTCGTCGCGAGAGGCGATCTGGGCGGCCAATGGTCGGAAGATCCCTGTCCCCTCCGAGAAACTTCCGGACGGATTGGAGATGGCGCTGCTTACCGAAGAGGCTAAACTGATAGGCATCGCCAATTACCAGAAACGATCGTCCGTCCTGTCCCCGCGAATTGTGATCCGTCCCACGGAACAGACCGCGGCCAACGCTGCAAACAAATAA